Proteins encoded by one window of Asterias rubens chromosome 18, eAstRub1.3, whole genome shotgun sequence:
- the LOC117302352 gene encoding Hermansky-Pudlak syndrome 3 protein-like: protein MVHVLSCHQFAGDPKVLTPSQEPLAIFASPTQMFVATVQHSINVYSLVEHGSLQHSFTTAGLVKQGVYCTTGNYIAALEVRGGTNQATSIRIYFNWETSGPQNAVRARVAGGEMQTCERGSTIATSSCDVQEYPRQRNQFELIEVQTPTPAQCISCCPATGNLAAGINNTVSMYRFVTHQQGMLSECPDFEYLMQIQVGLVVRDVALCEGIIACLGTCEVQVCKIRVWDTSAGKLTRGRSVTDNEGCKVSKSNGGKRRVPMLIKPPLSSQDGDASLHLEAEKSWTSSTPLTKTESQIAQPYFVRDEGAGCGWDFGIEAVTVASSNTSSAGQKRNISSAGQKRNTSSAGQKRNQDVDDEEGASVLFPTVQSEEPYSEGSVDNCEIIGPIGMIQGHPVQITVTKKKQPEKIKSSLTQLLYRRFIKLNLSEVENDDDNSLHSLQLSPTYASVSDDSRTEPSSDMMESHNAHKLAGLCCFFSTSKQGFLYEMQPIPRLLTEYTYKADAIQVQAGYSLLFALTQNGLETYTLHTLAAALLNMETVDNIHNTCPPATLDVSLVGLEPYLGLTQLAVSKDHVMLLSRTRDSTNPTLSNKSATGTSISSKSNTIYIHEKSAPTAVYKSLMELGERYQHSSPAAYLQCMLEGHLLLRTAMTMGRLNNVPQGIVSESTDCEASSSELRSLYLQSCLQLALHYCRGETPNWHLTLPYFNMSELPLKKIIECSPKPYTAFEDTELMTGAGLGMLHYLDWVLFDDSSTLHADQVTADRILKYFFSLGPQHCSQVVLFSKIEDQLSPDKTLSVLSKVKDAHQPGHHVNFVGCPQTYTWCNLDRLAMCEVYLRLGDLEQAGSTLCTLSAEEITQLCTKHSALLLQAEDQFSHLAQLIRQQEPESLLIALVQLIDDNTVSLQTCIKLLKDEKEPLSSAANSHLKRFMEEIVFTKHRHEVLHGATELLFAVYFERMEKGMSKGVPLRHSSRHTHIFSGGGCYAKRPEWLDFLAPFQGTEALTFKCFQQAPLVVPSMPRRARSYSDRSQIPIIGKFGGGQRSSGTDQLRQSTLAAARGDGKEEDVVCPCCCCNEDLLAIQSLITSHCATPTLARQVQHLTGIALSTAPTQPGLKQSLQSLHIVCLAVLDPPAAMELLIQDHPGIVLDYAQHSFGKDTLKWKDLLNMLLERGADLDAKGSNQTGISTKGNTDYLQVLTGVLGHASNLLTPEELLQCLPSEGSLSFFLPYLRQSGCRQNARLLHQQLVDTLAS, encoded by the exons ATGGTGCATGTTTTATCCTGCCATCAGTTTGCTGGTGATCCGAAGGTGCTGACTCCATCTCAAGAACCTTTGGCCATTTTTGCATCACCAACTCAGATGTTTGTAGCCACAGTGCAGCACAGTATCAATGTGTATAGCTTAGTTGAACACGGATCACTTCAGCATAGCTTTACAACAGCTGGGCTCGTCAAACAGGGTGTTTACTGCACCACTG GTAACTACATAGCAGCATTGGAGGTACGTGGAGGCACAAATCAGGCAACATCCATTCGCATTTATTTCAACTGGGAGACGAGTGGCCCTCAAAATGCTGTGCGTGCAAGAGTTGCAGGAG GAGAAATGCAAACATGTGAAAGAGGATCCACcatagcaacctccagttgTGATGTTCAAGAATACCCAAGACAACGAAACCAGTTTGAACTTATTGAAGTCCAAACCCCAACCCCTGCCCAATGCATCAGTTGCTGTCCTGCCACTGGTAACTTGGCTGCAGGAATCAATAACACAGTGTCCATGTACAGGTTTGTCACTCATCAACAAGGGATGCTCTCTGAATGTCCAGACTTTGAGTACCTTATGCAGATACAAGTTGGTCTTGTTGTCAGGGATGTGGCATTATGTGAGGGTATAATCGCATGTCTGGGTACTTGTGAAGTACAAGTCTGTAAAATACGTGTGTGGGATACAAGCGCAGGAAAGCTGACACGAGGGCGGTCTGTCACAGACAATGAAGGGTGTAAAGTATCTAAGTCGAACGGAGGTAAGCGGAGGGTGCCAATGTTGATCAAGCCCCCGCTCTCCTCTCAAGATGGTGATGCTTCATTACACCTAGAAGCTGAGAAATCGTGGACATCATCAACTCCTCTCACAAAGACAGAGTCTCAAATAGCACAACCGTATTTTGTTAGGGATGAAGGAGCTGGTTGTGGTTGGGATTTTGGAATTGAAGCAGTTACCGTGGCAAGTAGCAATACATCTTCAGCTGGTCAGAAGAGGAATATATCTTCAGCTGGTCAGAAGAGGAATACATCTTCAGCTGGTCAGAAGAGGAATCAGGATGT TGATGATGAAGAAGGTGCTTCAGTGTTATTTCCAACAGTCCAATCAGAAGAGCCTTACTCTGAGGGATCTGTTGACAACTGTGAGATAATTGGACCAATTGGCATGATACAAGGACATCCTGTTCAAATCACAGTCACCAAAAAGAAGCAACCGGAGAA GATAAAGTCATCTTTAACTCAGCTATTGTATCGTCGGTTCATCAAGTTAAATTTGTCTGAGGTggaaaatgatgatgataatagtcTGCATTCACTACAACTGtcaccaacatatgcatcag tgtctgATGACAGCAGGACAGAGCCAAGTAGTGATATGATGGAGAGTCACAATGCACATAAGCTTGCAG GGCTTTGTTGTTTCTTCAGTACATCCAAACAAGGTTTCTTATATGAGATGCAGCCTATACCACGCTTACTGACTGAATACACCTACAAGGCTGATGCTATACAGGTCCAGGCAGGCTATAGTCTATTGTTTGCTCTGACACAGAATGGTCTAGAGACATACACACTGCACACATTGGCTGCAGCATTGCTTAATATGGAGACTGTTGATAACATACACAAT ACATGTCCTCCTGCCACGTTAGATGTCAGTTTGGTTGGTCTTGAGCCATACCTAGGCCTGACTCAACTCGCAGTCAGTAAGGACCATGTAATGCTACTGTCAAGGACAAGAGACTCTACAAACCCAACACTGTCAAATAAAAG TGCTACGGGTACCAGTATCTCTAGTAAATCTAATACCATATACATACATGAGAAGTCTGCTCCTACGGCTGTGTACAAGTCATTGATGGAGCTTGGTGAACGTTATCAACATTCAAGCCCAGCTGCTTATCTTCAGTGCATGCTGGAAGGACACCTACTGCTCAGAACAGCAATGACTATGGGGAGACTAAACAACGTCCCACAAGGAATTGTATCAG AATCTACTGATTGTGAAGCATCATCCAGTGAGTTACGTTCACTGTACCTTCAGTCTTGTCTCCAACTGGCTCTGCACTACTGCAG AGGAGAAACTCCCAATTGGCATTTGACATTGCCGTACTTCAACATGTCAGAATTACCACTGAAGAAAATAATTGAATGCAGCCCCAAGCCATACACAGCATTTGAG GACACTGAATTGATGACTGGAGCAGGATTAGGAATGCTCCACTACCTAGACTGGGTTCTATTTGATGACAGTAGCACACTCCATGCTGATCAG GTAACAGCAGACAGGATTCTGAAGTACTTTTTCTCTCTGGGCCCTCAACATTGCAGTCAAGTTGTTCTATTCTCCAAGATTGAAGACCAACTCAGTCCAGATAAAACCCTGAGTGTTTTGAGTAAAGTCAAAGATGCACATCAACCAGGCCACCA TGTAAACTTTGTTGGATGTCCTCAAACTTACAC ATGGTGTAATTTGGATCGGCTGGCTATGTGTGAGGTGTATCTACGATTGGGTGACTTGGAGCAAGCAGGATCCACCTTATGTACTCTCTCAGCGGAAGAAATTACTCAACTATGTACAAAACATTCAGCATTACTTCTACAGGCAGAGGATCAGTTCTCACATTTAGCTCag TTGATACGTCAGCAGGAGCCAGAAAGCCTTCTTATTGCTCTTGTGCAACTCATCGATGACAACACTGTATCTCTACAAACGTGCATCAAACTGTTGAAG GATGAGAAAGAACCATTGAGTTCAGCAGCAAATAGTCATTTGAAACGCTTCATGGAGGAGATAGTGTTTACCAAGCATCGTCATGAAGTACTCCATGGAGCTACA GAGTTGTTGTTTGCTGTTTACTTTGAGAGAATGGAGAAGGGAATGTCCAAAGGAGTTCCCTTGCGACACTCATCAAGACACACTCATATT TTTTCAGGTGGAGGTTGTTATGCTAAGAGGCCAGAGTGGTTAGACTTTCTTGCTCCTTTCCAAG GAACGGAAGCTTTGACATTCAAATGCTTTCAGCAAGCACCTCTGGTTGTCCCAAGTATGCCTAGACGTGCTAGGAGTTATTCTGATCGCTCCCAGATACCAATCATTGGTAAATTTGggggaggtcaaaggtcaagtgGAACTGACCAGTTACGACAGAGCACACTTGCAGCAGCAAGGGGTGATGGGAAAGAAGAAGATGTTGTTTGTCCATGCTGCTGTTGCAATGAGGATCTACTTGCTATTCAG AGTCTGATAACATCACACTGTGCCACTCCCACATTGGCCAGGCAAGTACAGCATTTGACTGGAATTGCTTTAAGTACTGCACCAACGCAACCAGGCTTGAAACAGTCTCTTCAATCACTACATATAGTGTGTTTAGCTGTACTGGACCCACCCGCTGCTATGGAGCTTCTGATTCAAGATCATCCGGGCATTGTACTGGATTATGCTCAACACTCCTTTGGGAAAGATACTCTCAA ATGGAAGGATCTTCTAAATATGTTATTGGAACGAGGAGCTGATTTAGATGCTAAAGGCAGCAATCAAACAGGAATATCAACTAAAGGGAACACTGATTACCTGCAAGTACTCACAG GTGTTCTTGGCCATGCAAGTAACCTCCTGACCCCAGAAGAACTTCTCCAATGCTTGCCAAGTGAGGGCTCACTCTCATTTTTTTTGCCGTACCTTAGGCAAAGTGGCTGTCGCCAAAATGCTAGGCTGTTACATCAACAGCTAGTTGATACACTTGCCTCCTAG